The Maylandia zebra isolate NMK-2024a linkage group LG4, Mzebra_GT3a, whole genome shotgun sequence genome includes a window with the following:
- the bri3 gene encoding membrane protein BRI3, whose protein sequence is MVDSKPLLQDRPPAYNAVPGAYDYGPQQQQHNYGAIAAAAPPPYAYPAGQGYPAAQMPPAVSQQPYPGTYAIIQPSVVVVGGCPACRVGVLEDDFTCLGILCAIFFFPLGILFCFALRQRRCPNCGATFG, encoded by the exons ATGGTGGACAGCAAACCTCTTCTCCAGGACAGACCGCCCGCCTACAACGCCGTCCCGGGTGCTTACGACTACggcccgcagcagcagcagcacaactATGGGGCCATCGCCGCTGCGGCCCCGCCGCCCTACGCGTACCCCGCTGGTCAAG GTTACCCAGCAGCCCAGATGCCCCCTGCTGTATCCCAGCAGCCTTACCCTGGGACTTACGCCATCATCCAACCCTCTGTAGTGGTGGTGGGAGGCTGCCCTGCTTGCAG aGTTGGTGTCCTCGAGGATGACTTCACTTGCCTGGGGATCCTGTGTGccatcttcttcttccccttgGGTATCCTCTTCTGCTTTGCACTGCGTCAGAGAAGGTGTCCCAATTGTGGCGCCACCTTTGGCTAG
- the baiap2l1b gene encoding brain-specific angiogenesis inhibitor 1-associated protein 2-like protein 1b isoform X1 — MSRNAEEVNKLAESTYKTVMEQFNPGLRNLVNLGKNYEKSVAAMTLAGKLYFDALTKIGENAAVSPVSRELGVVLTEISEVHRNVHLELEENFKRFHRDIIAELERKTDMDVKYMTATFKRYQMEHKMKQDSLEKSQADLKKLRRKSQGKNANKYENKESECLETLASRQMDMQLFVADGCKEALLEEKRRFCFLVDKHCILSYQFASFHDKARDILSEKLSTWQDQCKDATNMPESVLSMIEGLRKPVPITPLPSPSPSRHSVNISTPPAPPKKAEPSRLVNMFNQDNNPTAVTPPSSNSTGIAADHGNGEDSNLARSVSVATGLNNMVKRPRVRTIFPHTAGNNSTLLSFDEGDVIVLLIPDERDGWMYGEMEKNGKRGWFPSSYCRALTETLVNNNSEPAAPYRSRSVVNLHHQDTETDEATMVLPPADYSNIPQRSTNHNTSSAGTITTNSNHHHSPTPSVASSSDHSTASQPNGTARPPPAFLAGGNPFATVRLRPTVTNDRSAPVI, encoded by the exons ATGTCGAGGAACGCGGAGGAGGTGAACAAGCTCGCTGAAAGTACATACAAG ACCGTAATGGAACAGTTCAACCCAGGACTGAGGAACCTGGTCAACCTGGGCAAGAACTATGAGAAATCCGTAGCag CAATGACCCTGGCAGGAAAGTTGTATTTTGATGCACTGACTAAGATTGGGGAGAATGCTGCAGTTTCTCCTGTCTCCAGAGAATTGG GTGTAGTACTGACAGAAATCTCAGAGGTCCACAGGAACGTTCATCTTGAGCTGGAGGAAAAC TTTAAGAGGTTCCACAGAGACATAATAGCTGAGCTGGAGAGAAAGACTGACATGGATGTCAAATACATGACA GCCACATTTAAAAGATACCAGATGGAGCACAAGATGAAGCAAGATTCTCTGGAGAAGTCCCAGGCAGACCTGAAGAAGCTGAGGAGAAAGAGCCAAGGCAAGAATGCGAACAAGTACGAGAACAAGGAAAGCGAG TGTCTAGAAACGTTGGCAAGCCGACAGATGGACATGCAGTTGTTCGTCGCCGATGGCTGTAAGGAGGCTCTGCTGGAGGAGAAGAGGCGCTTCTGCTTCCTTGTGGACAAACACTGCATATTATCCTATCAGTTCGCTTCCTTCCATGACAAG GCCAGAGACATACTGTCGGAAAAGCTGAGCACCTGGCAGGACCAGTGCAAAGATGCCACCAATATGCCCGAGAGTGTTTTGTCAATGATTGAAGGGCTGCGTAAGCCAGTTCCCATCACACCACTGCCCTCCCCGTCCCCGTCACGACACAGTGTG AACATATCTACTCCCCCGGCACCACCTAAGAAAGCTGAGCCCAGCCGTTTGGTTAATATGTTCAACCAGGACAACAACCCCACCGCTGTAACCCCTCCTTCAAGCAACAGCACAGGTATTGCGGCAG accacggGAACGGCGAGGACAGCAATCTCGCCAGGTCTGTATCTGTCGCCACAGGGCTCAACAATATGGTGAAGAGACCACGTGTGCGCACCATCTTTCCCCATACTGCGGGCAACAATAGCACGCTGCTGAGCTTTGATGAGGGAGACGTCATTGTCCTGCTCATCCCTGATGAGAGAGACGGATGGATGTATGGTGAAATGGAGAAGAATGGAAA gAGGGGCTGGTTCCCTTCATCTTACTGCCGTGCTCTCACTGAGACACTCGTGAATAACAACAG tGAGCCCGCCGCCCCGTACCGCAGCAGAAGTGTGGTTAACCTCCACCACCAGGACACAGAAACAGACGAGGCAACCATGGTTCTCCCCCCAGCAGATTACAGCAACATTCCGCAACGCAGCACAAACCACAACACCTCGTCTGCCGGCACCATCACCACAAATAGCAATCACCATCACTCCCCCACGCCCTCTGTAGCCTCCTCGTCTGATCACAGCACG GCGAGTCAGCCTAATGGCACCGCAAGACCCCCGCCAGCTTTCCTCGC GGGAGGGAACCCTTTCGCCACAGTCAGGCTCCGTCCAACTGTCACCAACGACCGCTCCGCGCCAGTCATCTGA
- the baiap2l1b gene encoding brain-specific angiogenesis inhibitor 1-associated protein 2-like protein 1b isoform X2, with protein sequence MSRNAEEVNKLAESTYKTVMEQFNPGLRNLVNLGKNYEKSVAAMTLAGKLYFDALTKIGENAAVSPVSRELGVVLTEISEVHRNVHLELEENFKRFHRDIIAELERKTDMDVKYMTATFKRYQMEHKMKQDSLEKSQADLKKLRRKSQGKNANKYENKESECLETLASRQMDMQLFVADGCKEALLEEKRRFCFLVDKHCILSYQFASFHDKARDILSEKLSTWQDQCKDATNMPESVLSMIEGLRKPVPITPLPSPSPSRHSVNISTPPAPPKKAEPSRLVNMFNQDNNPTAVTPPSSNSTDHGNGEDSNLARSVSVATGLNNMVKRPRVRTIFPHTAGNNSTLLSFDEGDVIVLLIPDERDGWMYGEMEKNGKRGWFPSSYCRALTETLVNNNSEPAAPYRSRSVVNLHHQDTETDEATMVLPPADYSNIPQRSTNHNTSSAGTITTNSNHHHSPTPSVASSSDHSTASQPNGTARPPPAFLAGGNPFATVRLRPTVTNDRSAPVI encoded by the exons ATGTCGAGGAACGCGGAGGAGGTGAACAAGCTCGCTGAAAGTACATACAAG ACCGTAATGGAACAGTTCAACCCAGGACTGAGGAACCTGGTCAACCTGGGCAAGAACTATGAGAAATCCGTAGCag CAATGACCCTGGCAGGAAAGTTGTATTTTGATGCACTGACTAAGATTGGGGAGAATGCTGCAGTTTCTCCTGTCTCCAGAGAATTGG GTGTAGTACTGACAGAAATCTCAGAGGTCCACAGGAACGTTCATCTTGAGCTGGAGGAAAAC TTTAAGAGGTTCCACAGAGACATAATAGCTGAGCTGGAGAGAAAGACTGACATGGATGTCAAATACATGACA GCCACATTTAAAAGATACCAGATGGAGCACAAGATGAAGCAAGATTCTCTGGAGAAGTCCCAGGCAGACCTGAAGAAGCTGAGGAGAAAGAGCCAAGGCAAGAATGCGAACAAGTACGAGAACAAGGAAAGCGAG TGTCTAGAAACGTTGGCAAGCCGACAGATGGACATGCAGTTGTTCGTCGCCGATGGCTGTAAGGAGGCTCTGCTGGAGGAGAAGAGGCGCTTCTGCTTCCTTGTGGACAAACACTGCATATTATCCTATCAGTTCGCTTCCTTCCATGACAAG GCCAGAGACATACTGTCGGAAAAGCTGAGCACCTGGCAGGACCAGTGCAAAGATGCCACCAATATGCCCGAGAGTGTTTTGTCAATGATTGAAGGGCTGCGTAAGCCAGTTCCCATCACACCACTGCCCTCCCCGTCCCCGTCACGACACAGTGTG AACATATCTACTCCCCCGGCACCACCTAAGAAAGCTGAGCCCAGCCGTTTGGTTAATATGTTCAACCAGGACAACAACCCCACCGCTGTAACCCCTCCTTCAAGCAACAGCACAG accacggGAACGGCGAGGACAGCAATCTCGCCAGGTCTGTATCTGTCGCCACAGGGCTCAACAATATGGTGAAGAGACCACGTGTGCGCACCATCTTTCCCCATACTGCGGGCAACAATAGCACGCTGCTGAGCTTTGATGAGGGAGACGTCATTGTCCTGCTCATCCCTGATGAGAGAGACGGATGGATGTATGGTGAAATGGAGAAGAATGGAAA gAGGGGCTGGTTCCCTTCATCTTACTGCCGTGCTCTCACTGAGACACTCGTGAATAACAACAG tGAGCCCGCCGCCCCGTACCGCAGCAGAAGTGTGGTTAACCTCCACCACCAGGACACAGAAACAGACGAGGCAACCATGGTTCTCCCCCCAGCAGATTACAGCAACATTCCGCAACGCAGCACAAACCACAACACCTCGTCTGCCGGCACCATCACCACAAATAGCAATCACCATCACTCCCCCACGCCCTCTGTAGCCTCCTCGTCTGATCACAGCACG GCGAGTCAGCCTAATGGCACCGCAAGACCCCCGCCAGCTTTCCTCGC GGGAGGGAACCCTTTCGCCACAGTCAGGCTCCGTCCAACTGTCACCAACGACCGCTCCGCGCCAGTCATCTGA